Genomic window (Pseudomonas hydrolytica):
GCTGGATGCGCCGCGCGTCGCGGCAGTGCGCGCCGCCATCGACGCCCTGCGCCCCATCCACTGGGACTACCAGGGCAGCCTCGATCACTACAAGTGCGTGTTCAACCGCAACCCGTTCTGGCTGCCCTACCTCGACCTGCCGCCGGTGATCGAGCTGGCCGAAGCGGCGCTGGGCGACGACTGCCACGTGATCGGTCAGACCGCCTGGCGCTGTCATCCGGGCTTCGTCGGCAGCGAGCTGCATCTGGACCATCTGCCCATGGCGTTGCCACCAAGCCTGCTGGACGACCCGGCCTTCGAGCTGCCGATGCAGATCTGCACCGCCCAGCTCTACCTGAACGACATCGACGCCGAGCTCGCCCCCACCCGGGTGATTCCCGGCAGCCACCGCGCCGGACGACCGCCCGTGGCCGGCGAGCGTGACTGGCGCGGCCGCGAGCCCGAGCCGATCTTCTGCCGCGCCGGCGACCTGCTGTTCTTTCGCAGCGAGCTGTGGCATGCCGGCAGCCCCAACCTGAGCCCCACGCGCAGCCGCTACATGCTGCAGATCCACTATGGCCGGCGCATGGTGGCGCAGAAGTTCTCGCCCTATCTCGCGTTTCGCTTCGACCCGGCGGTGCTGGCCGCCTGCACGCCGCGCCAGCGGCGCCTGCTGGGCGAACATGCCGAGGCCGAGTACGACTGATCGCCGTCACGTTTGCGACCTTCGGCCAATCCCAGCCGGCCCAGCGCTGTGTTTAGCTGACCGCCATCCCCACACAAGGACGGTCGATGTCGCCGCGCATACTGCTGCTCACTGCCCTGGCCATGCTGGCCTTCGCCGGCAACTCGCTGCTGTGCCGCCTGGCCCTGCGCGAGACGGCCATCGACGCCGCCAGCTTCACCGCCCTTCGCCTGGTCTCCGGCGCCCTGGTGCTATGGCTGCTGCTGCGCCTGCGCAACCCAAGGCCGGCGCTGGCGGGCAACTGGGCGGGCGCGCTGGCCCTGTTCACCTACGCCGCGGCGTTCTCCTTCGCCTACCTGCAGCTGGAAACCGGCGTGGGCGCCCTGCTGCTGTTCGGTGCCGTGCAGCTGAGCATGCTGGCCTGGGGCCTGTGGCGCGGAGAACGCCTCGGCCTTGCCGCCGCGCTGGGTACCGCCCTGGCAGCAGGCGGCCTGCTCGCCCTGTTGCTGCCAGGTGCCAGCGCACCGCCGCTGACGGCCGCGCTGCTGATGCTGCTGGCCGGTGTCGCCTGGGGTGGCTACTCGCTGCTTGGCCGTGGCCAGGGCGACGCGCTGGCGATGACCGCCGGCAACTTCCTGCGCGCCGCACCGCTGGCCGCGCCGCTGGTGCTGGCGCTGCTGCCGCAGCTGAACTGGGATGCCCCGGGCCTGCTCTACGCGCTGCTGTCCGGCGCGGTCACCTCGGGCGTCGGCTACGCCATCTGGTACAGCGCCCTGCCCGGTCTGCGCGCCAGCCAGGCTGCCACCGTCCAGCTCAGCGTGCCGATCCTGGCGGCGCTCGGCGGCAGCCTGCTGCTGGGCGAGAGCCTGACGCTGCGCCTGACGCTCAGCGCCGCCGCGGTGCTCGGCGGCATCGCCCTGGTGCTCGGCAGCCGGCAACGCGCCGGGAGCTAAAGCGGCTGACCGCGGTCTTCTATGCTGTAGTCCAATCCGCCAGGGAAGATCGCCATGCCTCGCCTGCTTCGTCTGTGTTTCGTCGTCCTGCTCGCCGCTGCGCTGGGTGCCTGCGCCAGTTTCACCGAGCGCGACCCGCTGCGTATCGACCTGGTCGGCCTTGAGCCCCTGCCCGGCCAGGGCCTGGAGGTACGCTTCGCGGTCAAGCTGCGGGTGCAGAACCCCAACGACCGTGCAGTGGACTTCAACGGCGTGGCGCTGGATCTGGAGGTCAACGGCCGGCCGCTGGCCAGCGGGGTGAGCGACCAGCGTGGCAGCGTGCCGCGTTTCGGCGAAACCCTGGTCAGCGTGCCGGTGAGCATTTCCGCCTTCTCGGCCATGCGCCAGGCCTGGGGCGCCAGCGGCTACCAGCCGGGCCAGGGCCTACCTTACGTGCTGCGCGGCAAGCTGGCCGGCGGCCTGTTCGGCACCCGCCGCTTCAGCGACAGCGGCACCCTGGACTGGCCGGAGCCGCCGCGCGGCTACTGACAGGCCGCCTGCAGCGCCAGACGCAGCTCGTCCAGCCCGGCCTGCAGGTCGTCGAGTTCGATGCAGCCGAAACCGAACAGCAGTCCGGCCTGCGCCGGCCCCTGATAGAAGGCGGCCAGCGAATCCAGGCCAATGCTGCGGCTGCGCATCTCGCTCGCCAGCCGCTCGGGATCGACACCTGGACGCAGCAGCGCCGCCAGATGGATGCCGGCCATCGGTACTATGGGCTGCAGCCAGGTCGCCAGATCGCCCTGCAGACGCAGCAGCAGATGCTCGCGGCGCTCGGCATACAGCCGCTGCATGCGTCGGGTATGCCGGGCGAACTCGCCACGTTCCATGAAATGCGCCAGCGCCAGTTGCTGCAGGCTGTCGCCGTGCCGGTCGCCAAGCAGTTTGGCCTGCACCAGCGCCTCGTGCAGCCCGGGCGGCATCAGCAGATAGCCGACCCGCTGCTGGGGATAGAGGGTCTTGGAGAAGGTCCCCAGATAGGCCACCAGTCCGTGACGATCCAGGCTCTGCAGCGCCTCCAGCGGCCGCCCCTGAAAGCGGAACTCGCCGTCGTAGTCGTCCTCGATGATCAGCACCCGGTGCTCGCGCGCCCACTCCAGCAACGCCAGGCGCCGCGCCAGGCTCATCGGCATGCCCAGCGGAAACTGATGCGAAGGTGTGACGTAGACCAGGCGCACGTTGGCCGGCAGCAGGTCCACGCGCAGCCCCTCGTCATCCACCGGCACGCCGATCACCTCGGCCCCGGCACTCTGGAAACAGCTGCGCGCAGGGGTGTAACCGGGTTCCTCCATGGCCACCCGATCGCCGGGCTCGAGCATCACCTGGGCCAGCAGGCTGAGGCCCTGCTGCGCGCCCTGGGTCACCAGCAGATCCTGCCAGTCGCAGCGCACCGCGCGGTTGAGCGCCAGATAGCGGGCAATGGCCTGGCGCAGCGCCGGCTGGCCCTGCACGCCGGCATAGAAGCCGCTGCCCTGGCTCATCTGGCGCAGCGCGTACTGCAGGCTGGTGCGCCAGGCAGCGAGGGGAAAGCGGCGCATGCTCACCGTGCCGCCGGCGAAGTTGTAGCGCCAGCCCTGCACCGGGCTGTCGAACGGCGCCACGGGCAGACGCCGCCAGCGCGCCGCGGGTTGCAGCAGGCTGGTGGCGGCACTGCGCGTGGGTGCGGCCGACTGCGCCAGGCTGCTGACGAAGGTGCCACTGCCGACCCGGGTGCTGGTGAAACCCTCGGCAAGCAGCTGCTCGTATGCCTCGCTGACCGTCTTGCGCGACACCTGCAGGCGCTCGGCCAGGTAGCGGCTCGGCGGCAGGCGTTCCCCCGCCTGCAGGCGGCCGCCAAGAATGGCCTCGCGCAACTGGCGATACAGCTGGGCGGCGAGGGGCTGGTCAGGGTCGATGCTCAGGTGCAGGTCCATGTCGGGCTCCGGTGTGACGGCCCTAGCACAACAGATTGGCCTCCTGAATTTCAACGAAATTGGCTATTTCTGCAGTCCGTAGCGCCCACTACCCTGGCTGCAGTGCTCGCATGGCGCGAGCGGGATCAAGGAGACAGCTGATGCGACTGAACTGGAGCAAGGCCTCGCCCCAGGCCTACAAGGCCATGCTTGGCCTGGAAGCGGTGCTCGAACAGAGCGGCCTCGAACTGCCCCTGCTGGAGCTGGTGCGTCTGCGCGCCTCGCAGCTCAACGGCTGCGCCTACTGCGTGCAGATGCATGCCAATGACGCCCGTCGCGGTGGCGCCAGCGAGGCGCGTCTGCAGACGGTTTGCGTGTGGCGCGAAAGCGCGCACTTCACCGCTCGCGAACGAGCGGCATTGGCCTGGACCGAGAGCCTCACCCGCCTCAGCAGCCAGCACCCGAGCGACGCCGAATATGCCGAGCTGGGTGAGCATTTCGACGACGCCGAGATCGCCAACCTGACCCTGGCGGTGGCCACCATCAACGCCTGGAACCGCTTCGGCGTCGGTTTCGCACTCAAGGCCGAATGACTCATCAGGCAAGGATGCACAGCATGCCCGCGGCACTCGCCTACACCTGCCTGGCCCTGTCGATGCTGCTGGTCGGCGGCAACATCGCCGTCGGCAAGGCGATACTCGATGAGCTGCCGGTGTTTCTCTTCGCCCTGCTGCGTTTCGCCATCGCCTGCCTGGTGCTGGCCCCCGGCATGCTGCTGCCCGCCGTACGGCGGCAACTGGATCGCCAGGCGGCGGGCGGCCTGTTCCTGCAGGCGTTCTTCGGCTGCTTCCTGTTCAGCCTGTTCATCCTCCACGGGGTACGGCTGACCTCGGCCACCAGTGCCGGCATCGTGCTGAGCATCACCCCCAGCCTGGTGGCGTTGCTGGCGTGGCTGCTGCTGGGCGAACGCATCGCCGCGCGCAACAGCCTGGCCATCGGCCTGGCGATAGCCGGCATGGCCTTGCTCAATCTGCTCGAGAGCAGCCAGGGCGGCAGCGCCAGCCTGCTGGGCAACGCACTGGTGCTGGGGGCGGTGCTGTCCGAGGCGCTGTTCGCCATCTACTCGCGGCGCCTGTCGCTGAGCCTGCATCCCTGGGCCATGGCCTTTGGCGTCAATCTGGCGGGGCTGCTGCTGTTTCTGCCGCTGGCCTGGCCACAGGCGATGAGCTTCGACTGGCAGGCCCCGAGTTCCACCACCTGGCAGCTGCTGGGCTTCTACAGCCTCAGCGCCAGCGTGCTGTCGTTCCTGCTGTGGTACACCGGCATCAGCCGGGTAGCGGCCAATGTCGCCGGCCTGTTCATCGGCCTGATGCCGCTGAGCGCGGCGCTGGTAGGGGTATTCGCACTGGGCGAGCGCTTCGCCGCCAGCCACGCCCTGGGCATGGTGCTGGTGCTCGGCGCGATTGCGCTGGGTGCGTGGCCGGGGCGGCGCCCGTCCGGGTCAGCGATGGGAAGTCGGTTGCAGGCGCGCCAGGACAGCGCGCCCGTTGCGGACACCCCGGGCCGCTGAATCAGCAGTCCCGGACGCCCTGCGCCGCTCAGCCGTGTTCGGCTACGCGGCGGCGGCAGGCTTCGCCGAAGGCCTGGAAGATCTTCACCGAATCCGGGTTGCTCGCCGCCTGCCATTCCGGGTGCCATTGCACGGCGAACAGGAACGGCGACAGGCTGGGGGCGTGAATGGCCTCGATCAGGCCGTCCTCGGCGCTGGCCAGCACCTCGAGGCCCTGGCCCAGATTGCGGATGGCCTGGCCATGCAGGGAATTCACGCGAATCTCCGGCTGGCCGAGCAACTCGGCGAACCAGCTGCCGGGCACCGGGTAAACCGCGTGGCGCGGTGCGTACTGCACCTCCACCGGGTCGTCCGGGTTTTCCCGATGGTCGTTGTAGCCGGGCTCGGCATAGACCTTCTGGAAGATGTCGCCGCCCAGGGCCACGTTGATCTCCTGCATGCCGCGGCAGATGCCGAAGATCGGCAGGCCACGGGCGATGGCCGCGCGGATCAGCGGCAGGTCGAACAGGTCGCGATCGCGATCCTGGCCCTTGTTCGGGGTTTCGTTCTCCTGGCCGTAGAGCGCCGGATCGATGTTGCTGCCGGCACCGGTCAGGTACACGCCGTCGGCCATGTCCAGATACTGCTCGAGGTCATCCGTACCGCAGCAGGTGGGTACCAGCACCGGCACGCAACCGGAGAGCTCGACCAGAGGGCGGATGTATTTGTGGGTCATTACCTGATAGTCGTGGCCCTTGCGCTCCTGAGCGCCCATGGACATCAACACGACGGGTTTGCGAGGGGTATTGCGGATCTTGTTGTCGGACATACGTCACCTTGGGACAGGCCGGGCCTGTCGTTGCTGTGCAGACCCGTGGCCAGCAGAACGTCGCTGCTGCCGCACTTGAGGCCTGTTTGGCTAACCCCGTGCACCGCAGCTCCTCCTGAGCCAGGGTGCCGCCTTCCGACGGCGGCTCGAACCGGGTCAGCTCCATCCAGAGAGGGGCCGCAGCAGGGCTGCCCGTTACCCGGTTCGGCAACGGAATCTGCTGCCAGTCTGCCCGAGCCGTAAAATATGTCAAACAAATAAGCAGGGTTTCGTTAAACAAACTTGCCGCACCGCTCAGCCTATAACCCCATGAAACGGCGCACACAGCGGACAGGGCGGCATAAGCGCCCCGCCTGAAAGTCCAATATTTTTAACAATGCAGACCGGCATCCCTCACGGCAGCGCGGGCGGCCGAGGATAAAACCCTATACACTATGCGGTTTCTTAAAACGTCACCGAGGACACCCCTTGAGCACCCTGCCACCCTGCCCCAAGTGCAACTCCGAATACACCTACCAGGACGGCGACCAGCTGGTCTGCCCCGAATGCGCCCATGAGTGGCAAGCCGGCGACGGCACCGAAGCAGCCGACGAAAGCCGTGTGATCAAGGACTCGGTGGGCAATGCGCTGCAGGACGGCGACAGCGTGACCGTGATCAAGGACCTCAAGGTCAAGGGCTCGTCGCTGGTGGTCAAGGTTGGCACCAAGGTGAAGAACATCCGCCTGGTGGATGGCGATCACGACATCGACTGCAAGATCGATGGCATCGGCGCGATGAAGCTCAAGTCGGAGTTCGTGCGCAAGGTCTGACTCGCAAAGGGCGCATGCGGCCCCACACCCTCACGGAACTTGGCTAGCCTGAACACAGGCCATTCACGAGGGAACCGCCATGCGCCATCTGCTGCTCGCTCTGCTGCTGTCGACTACAACGCTGCCTGCCGCGCAACCCTGGCGGGTGGTGGGCGACGAACAGTTCGCGCCCTACAGCTTCGTCACCGACGCGGACGACACGCCGCACGGCCTGGACGTGGAACTGGTCGATGCGGTGCTGCGCGAGGCCGGGGTCGCCTACGAAATCCGCCTCTACCCCTGGGAACGGGTCAAGCGCATGCTCGATCGCGGCGAGGTGCAGATGGCCTTTCAGTTCGCCGGCACCCCGCAGCGTCAGGAACAGTACGAGCTGGTCGGCCCGCTGCGCAGCGGCTCGACCGTGTTCATGACCACCGCCAAGACCGCCATCAGCGACTGGCAGACGCTGGACGATTTCGCCCCCTATGTCATCGGCCAGGTCCGCGGCTATGTCTACGAAGAGCACTTCGACCGCGCCGACCTGGCGCGCGACACCAGCGCGCAGAATCCGCGCCAGCTGGTCTCGATGCTGCTGGCCGGCCGCATCGACATCATCGTCGGCGACCGCGTGCAGCTGCAGTATTTCGTGCATGAGCAGCGCGCCCAGGATCAGGTGCGCATCCTGCCTCGCCCGCTGATCCAGATGCCGCGCTTCGTCGCCTTCGCCAAGGGCGACATCGAACGTGCCCGGCAATTCTCCGAGGCGCTGGTACGCCTGCGCAATGCCGGCAAGCTGGATGAAATCCAGCAGCGCTGGGCGCCGTGAGCGCCGCTACTGCACCGGCAGGAAGTTCAGCAGGAACAGGCTCTGCGCATAATTGGCCCCCATGCGTCGATAGCGTTCTTCCAGCACGTGGGTGAGCAGGTCCAGACGCGCCACCATCTTGCCGAACTCCACCGCATAGCTGAGGTTGCTGCCCTGCTCGGACACTTCGTTGGAGAGCAGCAGCGGCTGGCCACTGGCGTCGCGGCGCTGGCCGAGCATCCAGGCGGCCTTTTCCAGATTGCGCGCGGCATTGTGGATGAACTGCGCATTGAAGCTGTCGGTCAGGTAGAACTCGGTGCGCCCGCCATGCGCCGTCACCAGCATGCTGCCGATGGCATAGGTGAAGGCCGCCACCCGGTCGCCCTGAAAGCCCGGGCTCAGGGCGTAGTCGAGCGCGGCGACGTCGCGCCGGCCGCCCAGGGTCGGCCAGTCCAGGTTGTGTTCGATGGCATGCTGGATGGCGCGCTCGGCGGCGGCGCTGTCGGGGTGCGCATTCTTGCGCCATTCGCGCGGGTTGCGCTGGTACAGCTTGTTCATCAGCCGGTACAGGCTGTTGAGGTTGTTGCGCATGGCCAGGGTGGCCATGCGGTCCACGTCGGTCTGCAGCAGCTCGGCCGGTTTCACCGGGCTGCGCGTATGCAGGATCGAGTCGTTGTCCAGGCGACCGCTGCAACCGCCGATCAGCAGGAGCAAAGCCAGCCCGGGCAAGCACCGTTGCCAATACGCAACCGCCTTCGCTTGCCCGCCCCAGACGGCAGGCCCAGGCCTCGCTCCCATCCTCTGGCTCCCTGGCTAGCCCGGGCCGGATTGGCGCGGGCATCACTCAGAAGCTCAGTAAAGCGCAAAATTTCCATCTGGCCCGTGCGGCAACGCATGAAAGCACCATCCGCCGCCGCGACCGGGCCGACTCAGGCCGGGCTCGCCGCCCACTGCTCCAGACGCGTCACGCTCTCGCGGTAGGGTTTCAGGCTCTTGGCCAACAGGATGATGGACATCAGCACCGCCAGGGTGGTGACGATCAGCAGCGAATAGCGCAGCGCGTTGTCGTCGGCGAAGACGAAGTCGGTGACCAGGGCCACGGCGGTCGGGCCTATTCCCAGGCCGATCAGGGTGATGACGAACAGGTAGATGGCCGAGGCCTGGCCGCGCATCGAGTTGGGCATGATCTCCTGGATCGCCGCCGGCGCCACGCCGAACGGCATGCTCAGGCAGAACACCGTGGGCGCCAGCAGCACGCTGGCCCACAGGGCGCTGTCCATCAGCGGGAACAGCAGCACCAGCGGCAGCGCGGCCAGGGCAGCGTAGAGACCGACGCGCATGTTCGCATCGCTGCGCCCGCGCTTGGCCATCCAGTCGGCCAGACGCCCGCCGAAGACGATGCCCAGGCAGCCGAACACCGCGACGATGCAGCCATAGACGATGCCCACCTGGCCGGCGTCCCACCCGTAGGTGCGGATGTAGAAGGTCGGCACCCAGGCGGCGCTGCCGTAGCCGGCGAAGGCCAGGCCGGCGAAACCGAAGTTGTGCAGCAGCACGGTGCGGCGGTTGGCGCGAATGTAGCGCCCCACTTCGCTGAGCGGTACCGCCACGCCGGCACCGGCGCCGCGGCGCGCGGGCTCCTTGACCGCCAGCATGAGCAGGGTGAAGAGCACGCCGGCGACGCCGAGAATCAGGAAGATCAGCTGCCAGGGACGCACTTCACCCAGCACCGGCAGGGTCACGTCGCCCTGCGCCGAGGCGAACTGGATGACCAGCCCACCGACCAGGAAGGCCAGCCCCGAGCCCAGGTAGACGCCCATGGAATAGACGCTGATGGCCGTGGCCCGGCGCTCGGCGGGAAAGCTGTCGGCGATCAGCGAATAGGCAGCCGGCGACAGCGCCGCCTCGCCCACACCGACGCCGATGCGGCAGAGCAGGAACTGCCAGTACATCTTGGCCATGCCGCAAGCGGCGGTGGCGGCGCTCCAGAACAGGATGCCCACGGCAATCAGCCCGCGCCGGCTGCGGGTGTCGGCGACGCGGCCAAGGGGAATGCCGCAGACGGTGTAGAACAGGGCGAAGGACAGGCCCATCAGCAGGCTCATCTGCGTGTCGCTGATCATCAGGTCGCGGCGGATGGGCTCGACCAGCAGGTTGAGAATCTGCCGATCGACGAAGGACAGCACGTAGGCCACCATCAGGATGGCGACAGTGACCCAGGCGCGGGCACTGGAGGGATAGCCGTTATTGTTGTTATGCACGGACGCTCTCCTCGGCACCGCTGACGCGGTGCGCGGCGGTTGAAAGTGGCGTCAGCTTAGGACGATATAAACGGCGCTGAGTATCGCTCGAAGGTGTTATCAGGCGGGCGAATGCTTCATACCCGCCGCAGCGAATGCTTCACCACGGCGGGCAGAGGCATGCATCAGAGGGCTTGCGGCGCCCGCTCGCAGAGGACCTTGAGTGCCGCCACCCAGTCCGGGTGGTCGTTCAGGCAGGGCACCAGCTGCAGGCTCT
Coding sequences:
- a CDS encoding DMT family transporter; the encoded protein is MPAALAYTCLALSMLLVGGNIAVGKAILDELPVFLFALLRFAIACLVLAPGMLLPAVRRQLDRQAAGGLFLQAFFGCFLFSLFILHGVRLTSATSAGIVLSITPSLVALLAWLLLGERIAARNSLAIGLAIAGMALLNLLESSQGGSASLLGNALVLGAVLSEALFAIYSRRLSLSLHPWAMAFGVNLAGLLLFLPLAWPQAMSFDWQAPSSTTWQLLGFYSLSASVLSFLLWYTGISRVAANVAGLFIGLMPLSAALVGVFALGERFAASHALGMVLVLGAIALGAWPGRRPSGSAMGSRLQARQDSAPVADTPGR
- a CDS encoding zinc ribbon domain-containing protein YjdM, which encodes MSTLPPCPKCNSEYTYQDGDQLVCPECAHEWQAGDGTEAADESRVIKDSVGNALQDGDSVTVIKDLKVKGSSLVVKVGTKVKNIRLVDGDHDIDCKIDGIGAMKLKSEFVRKV
- a CDS encoding phytanoyl-CoA dioxygenase family protein, with product MSETTDSQTAERLQALHQQGFVLLPGVLDAPRVAAVRAAIDALRPIHWDYQGSLDHYKCVFNRNPFWLPYLDLPPVIELAEAALGDDCHVIGQTAWRCHPGFVGSELHLDHLPMALPPSLLDDPAFELPMQICTAQLYLNDIDAELAPTRVIPGSHRAGRPPVAGERDWRGREPEPIFCRAGDLLFFRSELWHAGSPNLSPTRSRYMLQIHYGRRMVAQKFSPYLAFRFDPAVLAACTPRQRRLLGEHAEAEYD
- a CDS encoding spinster family MFS transporter, whose amino-acid sequence is MHNNNNGYPSSARAWVTVAILMVAYVLSFVDRQILNLLVEPIRRDLMISDTQMSLLMGLSFALFYTVCGIPLGRVADTRSRRGLIAVGILFWSAATAACGMAKMYWQFLLCRIGVGVGEAALSPAAYSLIADSFPAERRATAISVYSMGVYLGSGLAFLVGGLVIQFASAQGDVTLPVLGEVRPWQLIFLILGVAGVLFTLLMLAVKEPARRGAGAGVAVPLSEVGRYIRANRRTVLLHNFGFAGLAFAGYGSAAWVPTFYIRTYGWDAGQVGIVYGCIVAVFGCLGIVFGGRLADWMAKRGRSDANMRVGLYAALAALPLVLLFPLMDSALWASVLLAPTVFCLSMPFGVAPAAIQEIMPNSMRGQASAIYLFVITLIGLGIGPTAVALVTDFVFADDNALRYSLLIVTTLAVLMSIILLAKSLKPYRESVTRLEQWAASPA
- a CDS encoding substrate-binding periplasmic protein, producing the protein MRHLLLALLLSTTTLPAAQPWRVVGDEQFAPYSFVTDADDTPHGLDVELVDAVLREAGVAYEIRLYPWERVKRMLDRGEVQMAFQFAGTPQRQEQYELVGPLRSGSTVFMTTAKTAISDWQTLDDFAPYVIGQVRGYVYEEHFDRADLARDTSAQNPRQLVSMLLAGRIDIIVGDRVQLQYFVHEQRAQDQVRILPRPLIQMPRFVAFAKGDIERARQFSEALVRLRNAGKLDEIQQRWAP
- a CDS encoding PLP-dependent aminotransferase family protein; translated protein: MDLHLSIDPDQPLAAQLYRQLREAILGGRLQAGERLPPSRYLAERLQVSRKTVSEAYEQLLAEGFTSTRVGSGTFVSSLAQSAAPTRSAATSLLQPAARWRRLPVAPFDSPVQGWRYNFAGGTVSMRRFPLAAWRTSLQYALRQMSQGSGFYAGVQGQPALRQAIARYLALNRAVRCDWQDLLVTQGAQQGLSLLAQVMLEPGDRVAMEEPGYTPARSCFQSAGAEVIGVPVDDEGLRVDLLPANVRLVYVTPSHQFPLGMPMSLARRLALLEWAREHRVLIIEDDYDGEFRFQGRPLEALQSLDRHGLVAYLGTFSKTLYPQQRVGYLLMPPGLHEALVQAKLLGDRHGDSLQQLALAHFMERGEFARHTRRMQRLYAERREHLLLRLQGDLATWLQPIVPMAGIHLAALLRPGVDPERLASEMRSRSIGLDSLAAFYQGPAQAGLLFGFGCIELDDLQAGLDELRLALQAACQ
- a CDS encoding carboxymuconolactone decarboxylase family protein, yielding MRLNWSKASPQAYKAMLGLEAVLEQSGLELPLLELVRLRASQLNGCAYCVQMHANDARRGGASEARLQTVCVWRESAHFTARERAALAWTESLTRLSSQHPSDAEYAELGEHFDDAEIANLTLAVATINAWNRFGVGFALKAE
- a CDS encoding EamA family transporter produces the protein MSPRILLLTALAMLAFAGNSLLCRLALRETAIDAASFTALRLVSGALVLWLLLRLRNPRPALAGNWAGALALFTYAAAFSFAYLQLETGVGALLLFGAVQLSMLAWGLWRGERLGLAAALGTALAAGGLLALLLPGASAPPLTAALLMLLAGVAWGGYSLLGRGQGDALAMTAGNFLRAAPLAAPLVLALLPQLNWDAPGLLYALLSGAVTSGVGYAIWYSALPGLRASQAATVQLSVPILAALGGSLLLGESLTLRLTLSAAAVLGGIALVLGSRQRAGS
- a CDS encoding LEA type 2 family protein produces the protein MPRLLRLCFVVLLAAALGACASFTERDPLRIDLVGLEPLPGQGLEVRFAVKLRVQNPNDRAVDFNGVALDLEVNGRPLASGVSDQRGSVPRFGETLVSVPVSISAFSAMRQAWGASGYQPGQGLPYVLRGKLAGGLFGTRRFSDSGTLDWPEPPRGY
- a CDS encoding gamma-glutamyl-gamma-aminobutyrate hydrolase family protein gives rise to the protein MSDNKIRNTPRKPVVLMSMGAQERKGHDYQVMTHKYIRPLVELSGCVPVLVPTCCGTDDLEQYLDMADGVYLTGAGSNIDPALYGQENETPNKGQDRDRDLFDLPLIRAAIARGLPIFGICRGMQEINVALGGDIFQKVYAEPGYNDHRENPDDPVEVQYAPRHAVYPVPGSWFAELLGQPEIRVNSLHGQAIRNLGQGLEVLASAEDGLIEAIHAPSLSPFLFAVQWHPEWQAASNPDSVKIFQAFGEACRRRVAEHG